AGCCGTCGCCCAGGTTGCGGTACAGCGAGGAGGGCTGGAAAGAGAGGTTGGCGACGAAGAAATCCTCCCAGCCGTCGCCGTCGTAATCTCCCGCGTCGACCCCCATCCCTGCCTGGGCGCGACCGTCGTCGGATAGAGCCGCTCCCGCAAGCAGTCCCACCTCGGTAAAGCGGCCGTTCCCGTCGTTGCGATACAGGTAGTTCGCCATGCCGTCATTGGCTACGTAGAGATCCATGTCGCCGTCCTGGTCGTAATCCAGCGCCAGGACCCCCAGGCCGCGCCCGTCGGGATTGGCGATTCCCGACTCCACCGAGATGTCGGTGAAGCGTCCCTTGCCGTCATTGCGGTAGAGGCGATCCGGCGATCCGGGATAGATCTCGGGACCACAGTAGGTGCGGTAGCCCGGCTTCATCTCGCCGCAATACTTGTTGTTCTCGACCTGGTAATCCATGTAGTTCACGACGTAGAGATCCAGATCGCCGTCGCCGTCCACGTCGACGAAGGTGGCCCCGGTGGAAAATGAGGGATCGCCGGTGCCCGACGCGACGGTGATGTCCTCGAAAGTGCCGTCACCGCGGTTGCGATACAGGAGGTTCGGCCCGTAATTGGCGACGTAGAGATCGTCGCGGCCGTCCCCGTCGACGTCGCCCACCGCGCAGCCGATGCCGTAGCCGGGTCCCGCGACTCCGGCCGCCTTGGTGACGTCTTCGAAGGTCCCATCGCCGTGGTTGCGGTACAGGCGGCTGGCGGCAGCCGAGGGGGGCGCCTTTCCCAGCGCCGCGCCGCTTAAGAAGTAGAGATCGGCGAGCTGATCGCCGTCGTAATCGAGGACGCAGACCCCCGAGGCGAGGGTTTCGGGGAGGTACTTCTCTCCCATGGCTCCGGTGAGG
Above is a window of Candidatus Polarisedimenticolia bacterium DNA encoding:
- a CDS encoding CRTAC1 family protein, with the translated sequence MGEKYLPETLASGVCVLDYDGDQLADLYFLSGAALGKAPPSAAASRLYRNHGDGTFEDVTKAAGVAGPGYGIGCAVGDVDGDGRDDLYVANYGPNLLYRNRGDGTFEDITVASGTGDPSFSTGATFVDVDGDGDLDLYVVNYMDYQVENNKYCGEMKPGYRTYCGPEIYPGSPDRLYRNDGKGRFTDISVESGIANPDGRGLGVLALDYDQDGDMDLYVANDGMANYLYRNDGNGRFTEVGLLAGAALSDDGRAQAGMGVDAGDYDGDGWEDFFVANLSFQPSSLYRNLGDGSFAERSFKAGLAGPTYLMTGYGAGFFDFDNDGWLDLFQANGHMMDNVQLYFDNLTFPEPAQLFRNRGDGTFEDVTATRAPDLQRPSVGRGSAFLDLENDGDLDLVMLVAGGAPRLFRNVGGEGSHFLQVELRGKRSNRDGFGARLRLRAGGREQLRTAKAASGYASQSEAILHFGLGKTTKVEALEVRWPSGTIDRLGPLEADRRVLIEEGSGKAETLRKGR